One stretch of Cyanobium sp. Tous-M-B4 DNA includes these proteins:
- a CDS encoding DUF2949 domain-containing protein, whose amino-acid sequence MVISTSSQPPPSAALLRLLRHQFGLSESALALGLRQAQQEQAPLPVVLWRFGLISLEQFDALLSWQAQE is encoded by the coding sequence ATGGTGATCAGCACAAGTTCCCAGCCGCCACCTTCAGCGGCGCTGCTGCGTCTGCTGCGCCATCAATTTGGCCTAAGTGAGAGCGCCCTAGCCCTGGGATTGCGCCAGGCGCAGCAGGAGCAGGCCCCCCTGCCGGTGGTGCTGTGGCGCTTCGGGCTGATCAGCCTGGAGCAGTTCGATGCCCTGCTCAGCTGGCAGGCTCAGGAATAG